A window of Bacillus sp. DX3.1 genomic DNA:
CGAAAAGTGTACTAGCTTTCATGGGAGCTATGGAAGAAGTACATGCGAAAAGTTACAGTCATATCTTTACGACATTAGCAAGTGAAGAAGAAATTGATGAGATTTTTGAATGGGTAGATACCCATCCATTGCTTGAGAAAAAAGCAGGCATTATTACAGGCTACTATCGCCGTTTATTAAAGCCGCAAGTAACGAAAAAAGAACTGTACATGGCAATGGTAGCAAGTGTGTTCTTAGAAAGTTACTTGTTCTATAGTGGATTCTTCTATCCGCTTTACTTAGCAGGACAAGGGAAATTAACTGCGAGTGGTGAAATTATTAACTTAATCATACGTGACGAGTCCATTCACGGCGTATTCGTTGGTATTTTAGCACAGCAAATCTTTGCAGAACTTTCTGCAGAAGAACAACAAGAAGTGCAAAAAGAAACGATGGATCTATTAGCGGAGCTGTATGAAATTGAAAAAGCGTATACAGAAGAGATTTATACATCTATCGGTCTTGTGGAAGAGGTAAATCGTTTTGTTCGTTATAATGCGAATAAAGGGCTTATGAATTTAGGCTTAGAACCACACTTTGAAGAAGAAGAAATTAACCCGATTGTATTAAATGGTTTACGTACAGATACGAAAAACCATGATTTCTTCTCTGTAAAAGGGAATGGTTATGTAAAAGCAATGAATGTTGAAAAATTATTGGATGATGATTTTGTATTTAATTTTTAATATAGAGTAGTGAAAAAAGGCGGTCTTTGTTTGAAAGACAGCCTTTTTTGTATGGTGTTAATAGTTTACATAATGTTATTATTTTGGTTACATACAATTGTATGTTTTTTGAAAATGATTTAAATACTATATAAATACAAATTAAAAAACCGACATAAAACCCTTCTTTTTAGGTGGGGGATGAAGAAAACCTTCACTTTATGTTTACCGTTCGTATATGACAGTATGAGAGATTGAATACATTATGTCAAAATGAATAAAGAAATGAGAATAAAAGAAGAAGCAATCCCCACTACAATTCCTCCGTATGCTTAAAAATATATCTATCCTATAGCACTTTTTCACTTATGGAAATTTTGGCTCGAAAATTGCATGAATATTTTGAATGATAAAGGAGGGTTTTTAGGATGAAACATGTAACGGATTTCATTTTGTGAAAGCGTTTTCTGTTGAACTATCAATCTTTACATGCAAATTAGGTATATAAAGTAGGAGGAATGATAAGTGGGAAAAGTAGTTGAGTTAAAACGTTCATTAGGACTTTGGTCAATTGTTATGCTTGGAGTAGGATATATGACACCAATGGTAGGATTTGATACATTTGGAATCGTTTCTGAAAAAACAGACGGACATGTTCCAGGAGCTTATTTGATTGCATTATTGGGGATGCTATTTACAGCTGCAAGCTACGGCAAAATGGTAAAAGTTTTTCCTACTGCTGGTTCGGCTTACACTTATACACAAAAGACAATTAGTGCAAGACTCGGGTTTCTTGTTGGATGGTCAGCATTACTGGATTATTTATTTTTACCGATGGTGAATGCACTATTAACGAGAATTTATATGTCTGCACTGTTTCCTAATGTGCCTGCTTGGTTATGGGTAGTTGGTTTTGTAATGCTTATTACGCTTATAAATATTATTAGCGTGAATGTTACTGCCAATTTCAATACGTTCTTAGTAACATTCCAAGTGCTAGTAATGGTCGTGTTTGTTTTTCTCGTTATAAAAGGACTAATAGCAGGAGAGGGAACAGGAGAAGTTTTTTCCATTCAGCCGTTTTTTCAATCAGATATACAAATATCACCATTAGTTGCTGGAGCTACCATTCTTTGTTTTTCATTTTTAGGATTTGATGCGGTAACGACGTTTTCAGAAGAAACACCAAATGCAAAGAAAACGATTCCTCGAGCTATTTTTCTTACCGCTTTAATTGGTGGTGTGTTATTCATTTCAACTACGTATTTTACACAATCTTTTTTCCCAGATGCATCAGTTTTTAAAGATCAAGAATCTGCAGCTCCGGAAATTGCACTATATGTAGGAGGGAAATTATTCCAAACTTTCTTTTTAGTAGGAACGCTTATGGGGACAATTGCTTCAGGATTAGCATCACATACGAGTGTGTCACGGCTATTGTATGTAATGGGACGAGATAATGTTATCCCTCAAAAGATATTTGGATATATTCATCCGCGTTTGAGAACCCCAGTTTACAATATTATTTTTGTGGGTATTATCTCGTTATCGGCAATGTTCATAGATTTGGAAACGGCAGCTTCACTTATTAACTTTGGAGCGCTTATTGCGTTTACCTTTGTCAATTTATCTGTGATTGCTTACTATGTGATAAAACAAAAAAGATATAAAACGGTAAAAGACTTTTTTAATTTCTTAGTAATGCCTATTTTAGGAGCAGGTACAGTGGCGGTGTTATGGTTTAACCTCAATATCCATTCACTTGTTCTTGGACTTAGCTGGGCGGTTGTCGGAATTGGTTACCTTTTATATATTACGAACATGTTTCGTTCAGCCCCTCCGCAAATGCATTTTGAAGAAGTACAGGAAGTATAACAAAAGAAAAAACACTGGGTTTTCTAGTGTTTTTTTGTTTGCAGATTTTAGAGGTGCAAGAACTATGCAATATTGCATAAGCGATTCAACTATTCATACGAAATGCAAGGGAATTGCATTCATGTTACATCGAAAAGGCTGAAGGAATGTTGTAAAACGATATATTTCCAGTTGGCACAATTATTGCTTTATAACACTAATAACTATATAAAAATGAGGTGTTATTGTGGCAGTTAAGTCAGAAAAAGAAAATGGAACTCAACCTATGCAGGAAAAGATTGAGTTAGAAAATCCTTTAGAAGAATTTCAGGCTATATTAAAAGAAGCACTCCATGTTTTGTGTTATCCGGATGAAGTATTCGAGTTTCTTAAGAAGCCAATGCGCTTTTTAGAAGTAAGTATTCCAGTTCGAATGGATGATGGGACGACAAAAGTATTTCAAGGGTATCGTGCGCAGCATAATGATGCCGCAGGACCAACAAAAGGTGGTATTCGATTTCATCCAGATGTCACATCAGAGGAAGTAAAAGCACTTGCGGGCTGGATGAGTTTGAAGTGCGGAGTTACAGGACTTCCGTATGGAGGGGCAAAGGGCGGGATTATTTGTGATCCACAGAAGATGAGTTTCAGAGAATTAGAGCTACTTAGCCGTGGTTATGTAAGAGCAGTGAGCCAAATTGTTGGGCCTACTAAAGATATTCCAGCTCCTGATATGTATACCAATGCTCAAATTATGGCTTGGATGCTGGATGAATATGATCATATTAGGGAATTTGATTCCCCAGGTTTTATTACTGGAAAGCCGTTAATGCTTGGAGGATCACAAGGTCGAGAAACAGCTACTTCTAAAGGGGTATTATACACGCTCCAATTAGTAAGTGAATTGAAACATATTCCACTTCAAAATATGCGGGTAATCATTCAAGGATTTGGTAACGTTGGAAGTCATTTAGCAAAATATTTATATGATATTGGTGTGAAAGTTGTAGGAGTGTCTGATGCTCTAGGTGGCATTTATAATCCAGACGGTTTAGATGTTCCTTATTTGTTAGAGAATCGAGATTCTTTTGGTGTAGTATCGAATCTTTTTAGCAAAACAATCCCTAACCAAGAATTATTAGAAAAAGAGTGTGATGTACTCATTCCAGCTGCCATTGGAGGAGTTATTACAAAAAATAATGCAGAGCGGCTCGGGTGTAAAATTGTAATTGAAGCTGCAAATGGTCCGACAACGAAAGATGCAATCACAATTCTAGAGGAGAAGGACATTTTAGTTGTTCCAGATATTTTAGCCAATTCTGGAGGCGTTATCGTCTCATATTTCGAATGGTGCCAAAATAACCAAGGATATTACTGGACGGAGCAATATGTTGATCAATGTTTAAAAGAGAAAATTACATCTAGCTTTTCTAATGTATTTAATACGTCGAAGCATTTCGGTGTAAACATGAAAATTGCTGCGTATATAGAAGGCGTTCGTAAAATTGTAGAGGCATCACGTCTTCGAGGTTGGTTGCATTTTTAGTTTTAAGGGAGGAATCATATGAAACTGGATATTTTATTAGAACAAATTGAAAGGCAACCGATTGGCTATTATTGTATTGTGTCGAATCATCATCGATATGATATAGCAGTTACTTACTCACAGCAATTTTTTGGAAAAGCGATGGTCACATCTATTCAAAATGGAAGAATGATTTTATTAAGTCAAGAAGACATCGAAGAAGAGCAATACTGGGCACCTAAGCTAGGAATTGAAATAGAAGATGTAGTGGATTTTCAAAGTTTTTTTTATACGATTCTCCAGTCACAAATGTTGTCTGAGCAGTATTAATATCACGTATAACCGGGAAAGAATATTTGAATGAGAAAGGAATGATATATTTTGTATTATGAGATTGTTATGAGCCCATGTTACGGAACAATTGAAAAGGTATCTATTAATGGAGACTCTCGGATTTATGAGTGGGAACCACTTTTTTCTATAAAAAATATGAATGGTGAGGTAGAAGTGATTAAGATGGGATGTAGCGGAGAAGTACATTCTTTAGAGGTAGAAGAGGGAGATAAAGTGATTCCAGGAATGGTATTAGCTTACGTTCAAGAAGATATTTTGATTGGCGGGAGCGATTAATCTCTCATAAAAAAGGAAGATGAATGAATTCATCTTCCTTTTTTTATGAGAATAAGTAAAAAGGTCATTGTCAGACTAATTAAAAAAATCTGTTTTTAATGATACAATACAAATTAAGCAGTTTAAAGGAGGAATAGCAGAATGTTTTTCATTGCTCATAAAAAAATTAGACCTATTGTTTCTCTATCTATCGATCAATCTGAAAAGGAATGGAATATAGATTTTAAAAAAATGAAAGAATCTTTTTTGTTTTTAAAAAAGCAAGATCAATTATTTGCATACGTCCATGTTAAGGAGCTGTTATTAAAAAGTGAGCAATTAACTCCTGAAACATTACTTTCAAATGCTATTTCACTAGACACAGTATGTCAGCTTAGCAAAAATATCTCTTTACCTGCTCTATTCCAAATTATTGGGGCACCAATTGCTATGGTTAAGAATGAAGACGGAGAGCTAAATGGTTATATAAGAAGAGAAGATGTGTTTGCAGAGCTATTTAAACAAGAAAATAAAAGTGTAGATTTACTGAAAATTATTTTAACGTCTATTCCAATGGGGATTTTTGTTGTGGATCGTGAAAAGAAAATTGTGAATTGCAATGAATCTGGTTTGAAGATGATTAAAGCAAATCAGGAAAAGGTAATGAATGTGCCTGCTGAACACATTTTTAATGGAGAACATATTAATAATGTGTTTGCGACAGGGAAAACGATCTTAAATCAGCTGCAAATAACAAATGAGATGGGAGTATTAGTTGATTACAGCCCTATTCCTAACTTTGATCAACAAATAGACGGAATGGTTATTATCGTGCAAGATCTACCAATGGTTGAGGATATGGCTATGGAAATTGAATATATTAAGGACTTAAATAAAGATTTAAATGCGATCCTATCTAGCATTTATGATGAAATATTAGTAGTCAATCGTAAGGGAGAATTAATTCGATATAGCGAAAGCGTGATTCGTGACTTTTGGGGGAGGGACTTGAAGGAGCTTTTAGGAAAGAGCCTTTTAGAATTAGAGAGCAAAGGGCTATTTAGTCCCTCCGTTACTCGATTAGTGTTAGAGCAGCAGAAAAAGGTATCGATCGTTCAAGAAACAAAAAGTGGCCGGAAAATATTAGCTGTTGGAAATCCTGTATTTGATGACGATGGCAAGATTCACCGCATTATTATTGCATCAAGAGACATTACAGAAGCAACGCGATTAAAAACAGAATTACATGAGATGAAAAAGATATCAGAACAATATAAGAAAGAGTTAGATAGTTTTAAAAATCAGGATCGTTTTCTTAAGAAACTCATTTATTGTAGTCCGAAAATGGAGCAAATCATTAATCAAGCGAAAAAAATAGCTGATTTTTCTTCAACTGTTCTTATTTATGGAGAGTCCGGCGTCGGAAAAGAAGTAATCGCACAAGCCATTCATCAGCTGGGAGGCCGTTCTTCGCAGCCATTTTTGAAATTAAATTGTGGTGCGATTCCAGAACCGTTGTTAGAAAGTGAATTGTTCGGTTATACGAAAGGTGCCTTTACTGGTGCTGATAAAAATGGAAAAGAAGGATATTTTAAACGAGCAGACCAAGGGATTTTATTTTTGGATGAAATTGGAGAAATGCCTTTACATCTGCAAGTGAAATTATTGAGAGTGCTGCAAGAACAAGAAGTGATTCCGATTGGAAGCACTACATCTACGAAAATAAATGTACAAATTATCGCTGCAACAAATAAACGTTTAGAAAAAATGGTGGAAGCGGGAACGTTTCGAGAGGATTTGTTTTATCGGTTAAATGTGATTCCGCTGCATGTCCCACCGTTAAGAGAACGAATGGAAGATGTTTCTGTATTAGCATTTCATTTTCTACAGCAGTTAAATAAAAAATATAGTAAAAACTATCACCTTACTCCTGATGCACTTAATCTATTAGAGTTTTATTCTTGGCCAGGAAATGTACGGGAATTACAAAATATGATTGAACGTTTAGTAGTGTCAGCAGACGATCAAGTCATTGAGGCGGAATTTGTTAGTAAATTTCTTACGCTTGGATATGATTTTAAAAAATCAAAACCCGTTATTACAAGAGTTTTACCATTGCAAGAAGCGCTGCATTCTGTAGAGGAACAATTAATTTTATTGGCGATGAAGCAGTACAAAACAACAACGAAAGCAGCGAAGGCCCTCGGAATCAGTCAGTCTTCAGTCAGTCGTAAATATCAAAAAATTGTGAATGAAAAAGAGATGACAGTTGATACGATTTCATATTTTTAAAAATGAGGGAGCAACCTACATGAGTTGCTCCTTTCATTTTGGCAGTAATTATGCGAAATGTAATAGCTTATGCATAATTGCATAAATTTTGTTGATTCATTTGCTGAAATAGTATGTTCTATATAAATCCATTTTGATTTTTCGACATATAGCCGCGGCTATGGATAACAAAAGGTGACCTGCACTTGTTTTCTCTCTTTGTTTTCACTATATCTGGGCAAGAAAAGGATCTGACCGCTTCTATGCATGGCCGGATGCTCTCTCCCACCTAAAAAGAAGGGGTTTATGTCGGTTTTTAATTTGTCTTTATATAATATGATTTTTATATGTTTCTTACTATTGGCACAATTATTGCTTATAGAATATATGAACGATCGACAAAGGGGGATTATATACAGTGCTAGATTTAAAAATGTATCTAAACGGTGAATGGAGAGATTCTAGTAATCAAGAGAAACGACCTATTATTAACCCTGCAAATGGCAAGGTTATCGCATATGCACCCGAAGGAACGATCGAGGATGCAAAGGAAGCGATAGAAGTAGCAAGAGCGACTTTTGATAGCGGGATTTGGTCAGAAACTTCCGCTGCTGAAAGAGCATCTTATTTATTTAAAATTGCAGATGAAATTGATAAAAATATGGAAGAACTTGCTCGCCTTGAAACGATGGATAATGGAAAAACATATCGTGAGGCAGAAGGGGACATTGGGGATGCGGCAGCTTGCTTCCGGTATTATGCTGGGCTTATTACAAAACCAGATGGACAAACATATCATGTAGCTGATCCGATGCAAGCTATGGTGATCAGAGAGCCGGTTGGTGTTTGTGGATTAATTGTTCCTTGGAATTATCCTTTATTAATGAGTGTATGGAAAATTGCACCTGCCTTAGCAGCTGGAAATACGATTGTATTTAAACCTTCTGAGGTTACACCAATCACTGCAACAAAATTATTCGGAATCCTTGAGAAAGTAGAATTACCAAAAGGTGTTGCGAATATGGTGATGGGTGCTGGGCCAACAGTAGGAAATGAGATTGCAGCAAGTGAGAAAGTAGATATGATTTCCTTCACAGGTGGAACAAAAACTGGAAAGCACATTATGAAAACAGCAGCAGATAATATGAAAAAGATTTCGCTAGAACTTGGCGGGAAATCACCAAATATTATTTTTGAAGATGCAGATTTTGAAACAGCTGTCGATTACGCATTGTTTGGTATTTATGCAGGTACTGGTCAAGTGTGTTCGGCAGGATCAAGAATTCTCGTACAGGAAAGCGTTTACGATAAGTTTGTTACTCGTTTTGTAGAACGTGCAAAGCAAATTAACGTTGGTCCTGGTGATAATCCAGAATCAGAGATGGGGCCACTTGTTAGTCAAGAGCATATGGAAAAGGTATTACGCTATATTGAGATTGGAAAAGAAGAAGGAGCGCAGCTTGCTTGTGGGGGAAATCGAATTACAGCTGATGGTAAAGGAGAAGGATTTTACATTGAACCAACAGTCTTTGTCAATGTAAAATCTAATATGCGTATTGTTCAGGAAGAAATTTTTGGTCCAGTTGTAGTAATTCAAAAGTTCAAAGATGAACGGGAAGCAATTGAACTTGCAAATGGTACAGATTATGGCTTAGCTGGAGGAGTGTTTACAGTTGATGGGGCAAAAGCGATGCGTGTAATTCGTAGACTTCGTGCAGGCATTACTTGGATTAACAGCTATCACCCAACGTATAATGAAGCTCCTTGGGGTGGATACAAACAAAGCGGTATTGGGCGTGGTTTAGGAACATTTGGTTTAGAAGAATTCCAGGAAATTAAACAGATTAATATAAATTTAGAAGTAGAACCAATTGGTTGGTTTGCAAAATAAAAATGATATAGGAGTGGTAGAGATGGGGACGAATGTACAAAGTAAATCTACGGAACAAGATGTGAATTACAATGGCGTTAATGATTATATTACGAAAGTACTTCAATTAATTGAAAAGGATAAAGTATCTGAGGAAGAAGCAAGCTGGATTACAAAAGAAACAGTAGAAGGATTCCGAGAGCACGTAAACCCTGGTTTCCTTGCATATAGAAAAACGGTAACAAAAGATGGACAATTTGCAGCTGTAGAATGGTCTGATGAAGGATCTTGCTTTATGGATATCAATGGTAAAAAGTATATTGATTGTTTAGGTGGATTCGGAATTTATAATGTTGGACACCGTAATCCAAAAGTAGTAAAAGCTGTAACAGATCAATTAAAACGCCAAGCACTTCATAGTCAAGATTTGTTAGATCCGCTTCGGGCTATTCTTGCGAAAATTTTGGCGGACATTACGCCTGGCGATTTAAAATATGCTTTCTTTACAAATAGCGGAACAGAAAGTGTAGAAGCTGCATTGAAACTGGCAAAAATGTACAGTGAACGGACAACTTTTATTTCAACAACACGTGCTTTTCATGGAAAGAGCCTTGGTTCATTATCTGGAACAGCAAAAGGAATGTTCCGTAAGCCGTTCTTACCATTAATTCCAGGTTTTCGCCATGTTCCATTCGGTGATATTGATATGATGAGAAAAACATTTGAAACATGTGCGTTAGTAGGAGAAGATGTTGCCGCTGTTATTCTAGAACCAATTCAAGGAGAGGGCGGGATTATTTTACCTCCAGAAAACTACTTGAAACAAGTGAGAGAATTATGTGATGAGTACGGATCTTTACTTATTTT
This region includes:
- a CDS encoding SAV0927 family protein, whose product is MKLDILLEQIERQPIGYYCIVSNHHRYDIAVTYSQQFFGKAMVTSIQNGRMILLSQEDIEEEQYWAPKLGIEIEDVVDFQSFFYTILQSQMLSEQY
- the nrdF gene encoding class 1b ribonucleoside-diphosphate reductase subunit beta, encoding MRAVNWNKKEDDFSLMFWKQNIAQFWTEEEIAVSSDKNTWVQLSKEEQIAFKRVLGGLTLLDTKQGGEGMPLVLVHLENLQAKSVLAFMGAMEEVHAKSYSHIFTTLASEEEIDEIFEWVDTHPLLEKKAGIITGYYRRLLKPQVTKKELYMAMVASVFLESYLFYSGFFYPLYLAGQGKLTASGEIINLIIRDESIHGVFVGILAQQIFAELSAEEQQEVQKETMDLLAELYEIEKAYTEEIYTSIGLVEEVNRFVRYNANKGLMNLGLEPHFEEEEINPIVLNGLRTDTKNHDFFSVKGNGYVKAMNVEKLLDDDFVFNF
- a CDS encoding aldehyde dehydrogenase family protein gives rise to the protein MLDLKMYLNGEWRDSSNQEKRPIINPANGKVIAYAPEGTIEDAKEAIEVARATFDSGIWSETSAAERASYLFKIADEIDKNMEELARLETMDNGKTYREAEGDIGDAAACFRYYAGLITKPDGQTYHVADPMQAMVIREPVGVCGLIVPWNYPLLMSVWKIAPALAAGNTIVFKPSEVTPITATKLFGILEKVELPKGVANMVMGAGPTVGNEIAASEKVDMISFTGGTKTGKHIMKTAADNMKKISLELGGKSPNIIFEDADFETAVDYALFGIYAGTGQVCSAGSRILVQESVYDKFVTRFVERAKQINVGPGDNPESEMGPLVSQEHMEKVLRYIEIGKEEGAQLACGGNRITADGKGEGFYIEPTVFVNVKSNMRIVQEEIFGPVVVIQKFKDEREAIELANGTDYGLAGGVFTVDGAKAMRVIRRLRAGITWINSYHPTYNEAPWGGYKQSGIGRGLGTFGLEEFQEIKQININLEVEPIGWFAK
- a CDS encoding sigma 54-interacting transcriptional regulator, with the translated sequence MFFIAHKKIRPIVSLSIDQSEKEWNIDFKKMKESFLFLKKQDQLFAYVHVKELLLKSEQLTPETLLSNAISLDTVCQLSKNISLPALFQIIGAPIAMVKNEDGELNGYIRREDVFAELFKQENKSVDLLKIILTSIPMGIFVVDREKKIVNCNESGLKMIKANQEKVMNVPAEHIFNGEHINNVFATGKTILNQLQITNEMGVLVDYSPIPNFDQQIDGMVIIVQDLPMVEDMAMEIEYIKDLNKDLNAILSSIYDEILVVNRKGELIRYSESVIRDFWGRDLKELLGKSLLELESKGLFSPSVTRLVLEQQKKVSIVQETKSGRKILAVGNPVFDDDGKIHRIIIASRDITEATRLKTELHEMKKISEQYKKELDSFKNQDRFLKKLIYCSPKMEQIINQAKKIADFSSTVLIYGESGVGKEVIAQAIHQLGGRSSQPFLKLNCGAIPEPLLESELFGYTKGAFTGADKNGKEGYFKRADQGILFLDEIGEMPLHLQVKLLRVLQEQEVIPIGSTTSTKINVQIIAATNKRLEKMVEAGTFREDLFYRLNVIPLHVPPLRERMEDVSVLAFHFLQQLNKKYSKNYHLTPDALNLLEFYSWPGNVRELQNMIERLVVSADDQVIEAEFVSKFLTLGYDFKKSKPVITRVLPLQEALHSVEEQLILLAMKQYKTTTKAAKALGISQSSVSRKYQKIVNEKEMTVDTISYF
- a CDS encoding APC family permease: MGKVVELKRSLGLWSIVMLGVGYMTPMVGFDTFGIVSEKTDGHVPGAYLIALLGMLFTAASYGKMVKVFPTAGSAYTYTQKTISARLGFLVGWSALLDYLFLPMVNALLTRIYMSALFPNVPAWLWVVGFVMLITLINIISVNVTANFNTFLVTFQVLVMVVFVFLVIKGLIAGEGTGEVFSIQPFFQSDIQISPLVAGATILCFSFLGFDAVTTFSEETPNAKKTIPRAIFLTALIGGVLFISTTYFTQSFFPDASVFKDQESAAPEIALYVGGKLFQTFFLVGTLMGTIASGLASHTSVSRLLYVMGRDNVIPQKIFGYIHPRLRTPVYNIIFVGIISLSAMFIDLETAASLINFGALIAFTFVNLSVIAYYVIKQKRYKTVKDFFNFLVMPILGAGTVAVLWFNLNIHSLVLGLSWAVVGIGYLLYITNMFRSAPPQMHFEEVQEV
- a CDS encoding Glu/Leu/Phe/Val dehydrogenase codes for the protein MQEKIELENPLEEFQAILKEALHVLCYPDEVFEFLKKPMRFLEVSIPVRMDDGTTKVFQGYRAQHNDAAGPTKGGIRFHPDVTSEEVKALAGWMSLKCGVTGLPYGGAKGGIICDPQKMSFRELELLSRGYVRAVSQIVGPTKDIPAPDMYTNAQIMAWMLDEYDHIREFDSPGFITGKPLMLGGSQGRETATSKGVLYTLQLVSELKHIPLQNMRVIIQGFGNVGSHLAKYLYDIGVKVVGVSDALGGIYNPDGLDVPYLLENRDSFGVVSNLFSKTIPNQELLEKECDVLIPAAIGGVITKNNAERLGCKIVIEAANGPTTKDAITILEEKDILVVPDILANSGGVIVSYFEWCQNNQGYYWTEQYVDQCLKEKITSSFSNVFNTSKHFGVNMKIAAYIEGVRKIVEASRLRGWLHF
- a CDS encoding putrescine aminotransferase, producing the protein MGTNVQSKSTEQDVNYNGVNDYITKVLQLIEKDKVSEEEASWITKETVEGFREHVNPGFLAYRKTVTKDGQFAAVEWSDEGSCFMDINGKKYIDCLGGFGIYNVGHRNPKVVKAVTDQLKRQALHSQDLLDPLRAILAKILADITPGDLKYAFFTNSGTESVEAALKLAKMYSERTTFISTTRAFHGKSLGSLSGTAKGMFRKPFLPLIPGFRHVPFGDIDMMRKTFETCALVGEDVAAVILEPIQGEGGIILPPENYLKQVRELCDEYGSLLIFDEVQTGMGRTGKMFAAELYDVVPDVICLAKAFGGGVMPAGAIVAKEKVFKSWFENPFMHTTTFGGNPLACAAAIATIHVLLEEKLPERAAEVGEYFLQGLKAAAKGHEDKVFEIRGQGLMIGIEFHKDEIGYEVSKAMFDQGILVAGTLINSKTIRIEPSLTISYEEVDTVINAFKEVLSQVKVQ